TGCCTTTTATCATATGTCCAATCATTTGCTTAGTATAATGTTTTTTTTCTTTTGGGTCTATCTTTAACGAATTTTTTTTTGGGTTGATTGCTCTAAAAAATAGTTAAACTAAACTTTTCTATTTACTTTTCACAAAAAAAATTCAAACCAAAAATCACGAAACTTTTAATTCTGATACCATTATGATGGATCATATGCTTTTAGACCAGACACTTTACTAAAATCAGACCAAATGCTCTTTGGTTCATTTAGTGTAATATTATCCGTTTTGAGTCTAAACTTTCAAAAATTTATTTTTGAGTCGATTAATCTCAAAAAGACTTTATACTAAATAGAGTTGAAACAAGCTTATATATTAGATTTTCTTTGGTTTAATATATAACGAGGAACTTGGATTGTCTATTTAAAATTATTTACTCTTACAAATTTGATTACGTTTGACTTGCTAATAAAAAGAACGGTTCGGCTTTACCTTTTTTGTTATTTGTAGGTTAAAAGTTATTCGTTAAAATATCGTATGAATATTTACTACTTGCTTTTTGAACATGCTTTGTATTGTTACTGACTGTGCAAATTAAATAAAAGAAAAAAAGGTTATGAGCGTCTCCAAAATATCATAAGCATTGACGTTTGCGTACATGCATCATCTATATATAGATATGTCATTCACTCTTCATCGCCTATGCTTTTGCATATCTCTTTTATCTCCTCTCTCGTCTTCACCTAGATGCTTTAGCGCACTATAAGATATTAATTAAATAGTAAATCACATATTCTTCAACCACCAAGAAAAGTAAAATGATTACGATTTTCCTGTGGCGAACCAGATGCCGGTGTATGCCAGATGTTCCGTTATAATTAGATGTCTCCCTTATTATATGTCCAATTATTTGGGTCTAATCTTTAACGAATTTGTTGTTGGATTGATTACTATAGAAAGTGTCTATACTAATTAGAGTTAATTAAATCTTTTCTATTTACTTTAGCGATCTTCATTCAAACCAAAAATCACAAAACTTTTGACTTCAATACTGATTTCTTATAACGGACCAAATGCTCTCCTAGACACTCTACTAGAATTAGACCAAATGCTCTTTGCTGGGGCCAGATGCTCCATTAAACCGTTTGTTATTATGATATTACTCGCTTTAAGCCTTAACCTTCACAAATTTGTTTTTGAGTCGGCTACTCTCAAAAAACTTCATACTAAATAAAATTGGAACAAATTTAAATATTAGGTTTCCTTTAATTAGTTTAATATCCAGTACTGTGGAACTTGGATTGTCTATTAGTATTTACTAAGAAATTTGAGTTCGTTTTAGTTGCTTTTTTTTGTCATCAGTTCGTTTTAGTTGCTAAAAATAACGAATCGGCTTCACCTTTTTTTTGTTATTTGTTGGTTAAAGTTATTCGTTGCAATATTGTATGTATATTTACTACTTGCTTTTTGAAAATGCGTTGCAACTATCGTTCCTGACTCTGCAAATTAAAATAAGAGAAAAAAGTTATGAGAGCCTCCAAAATATCATAAACATTGAAGTTTGCGCACATGCATCGTCTATATATAGATATGTCATTCACTCTTCATTGCCTATGCTTTTGTATATCTCATTACTCTCTTCCTCAGTTTCTCCTCTCAATATGAAAAGCTTTGACACGAGCTCAGCGGTTGAATCCGGTACCGTCGCCGGGAATAACGTCGACGATGATGGTGGGGAGAAGAGAACGGGGACGTTGATGACGGCGAGTGCGCACATAATCACGGCTGTGATAGGTTCCGGAGTCTTGTCGTTGGCTTGGGCAATAGCACAACTTGGTTGGGTGGCAGGGACAGTGCTTTTGGTAAGCTTTGCCGTCGTAGTTAATTACACATCCAGAATGCTCGCCGACTGTTATAGGTCTCCGGACGCAGGAACACGCAACAATACTTACATGGACGTCGTTAGAGCTTACCTCGGTATTACCGTATGAATATGTCATTTTGTGACTCAACTACTACTTTGATATTTGTTTTAACCACAAATTTGTAAACAAAATAGTATATTTTCTTAGCTTAGTCTATTTTTTATTAAACAAAAACAAAAAACCATAAAACGACAGGCGGTAGGAAAGTGCAGCTATGTGGGCTAGCACAATACGGGAGTCTAGTAGGGATGACTATTGGTTACACCATCACTGCCTCCATAAGCTTCGTGTAAGTAACTTGTGATTTATTTTGATATATAACCTGTTGGTTTCAATTTCTAACGTGACCTATGACTAAATATTGCTCTTTTGCATATGTCGCATGATCTTGTGAACAGTTGCATGTATTACAGCGACATGCAAATGGCCATAATGTCACATGGTTACCAACATGTTAAGAAAATATTAAAGTCTTGTTTGATGTTATGTTGGCTAGAGCGATTGGGAAAGCAAATTGTTTTCATGACAAGGGACATGGAGCGAAGTGTTCAGTATCAAATTATCCAGCCATGGCGGCGTTTGGAATCATCCAGATTGTTCTAAGTCAGATTCCTAATTTTCACAAGCTCTCTTTTCTCTCCATTATCGCCGCGGTTATGTCCTTCTCTTATTCATCTATCGGAACTGGCTTAGCCTTGGCCGATCTGGCAAGTACGTTCCTTCATTCCTATCTTTTCTTTCACTTTCAAAAATATACTTGTAGAGCATTTTCAAGCTATTTCTAAACCCTATGCAAATATCTTGATACATACATCAACATTGTTTAATTTTCAGTAGAAATCATTCTCATTGATTTGTAAGATGATATATATTTATTACATATATGAATCTTCAAACTAATGGCTAAAGCGGTATGATGAAAGGTGGGAAGGTTGGTAAGACGGAACTGACAGGCACGGTGGTTGGAGTGGACGTAACTGCGTCTGACAAGTTATGGAAGTCATTCCAAGCGGCTGGAAACATTGCCTTTTCATACGCTTATTCCGTTGTCCTTGTTGAGATTCAGGCATGCATATTTTCAACTAGAAATGTTGGTGGTCACACTCGGAATAGTGTAGCAATTTTTCCTTTTTGAAACACATTCTTTTATTTGCATTTATATTTTAATTATACATGATATATATGTTGGTTGGAGTAATGACGGTTATTAGAGCACCATTAATCA
This sequence is a window from Brassica oleracea var. oleracea cultivar TO1000 chromosome C1, BOL, whole genome shotgun sequence. Protein-coding genes within it:
- the LOC106302065 gene encoding amino acid permease 8-like, which encodes MLLYISLLSSSVSPLNMKSFDTSSAVESGTVAGNNVDDDGGEKRTGTLMTASAHIITAVIGSGVLSLAWAIAQLGWVAGTVLLVSFAVVVNYTSRMLADCYRSPDAGTRNNTYMDVVRAYLGGRKVQLCGLAQYGSLVGMTIGYTITASISFVAIGKANCFHDKGHGAKCSVSNYPAMAAFGIIQIVLSQIPNFHKLSFLSIIAAVMSFSYSSIGTGLALADLASGKVGKTELTGTVVGVDVTASDKLWKSFQAAGNIAFSYAYSVVLVEIQDTLSSSPPENIVMKKASLVGVSTATAFYILCACMGYATFGSQAPGDLLTDFGFYEPYWLIDFANACIAVHLIGAYQVIAQPIFQFVEKKCNKAWPKSNFITKEHSMNIPLLGKCRINFFRLVWRTIYVIFSTVIAMIFPFFNAVLGLIGAVAFWPLTVYFPVEMHISQKKIKKYTMRWIGLKLLVLVCLIVSLLAAVGSIVGLISSVKAYKPFHNLD